In one window of Microbacterium natoriense DNA:
- a CDS encoding polysialyltransferase family glycosyltransferase, which yields MTQIFAVHSAYGLATAAAAIDGGLLGTRGERVLVPFTSSRIPEISRSIRTDPALRSLRDRFDRIEDLDELLGATHPSSWRPRDADLPVLERLLTRAWSLDRGEVELFVQSPQVAPARTLMTLFPGAPVTIVGDGLMTYSPMRVKLPHTIAARIVRVVYADVVPGVTPLVGSPLASAVPVPAALFGAALAETADETADRESLDTDSSTVLVLGQYLAALGLATETEEVAMQVEMIDRAVSWSPERIVFKPHPSAPPRFTDALRSRAAFHDVEFVEYRGPLAAELLAERLDALAVVAGFSTALPTVRALQGREIGSAGNETVLSRLTPFENSNRIPATIVDALTRTDGRWTDVGALQLLVDAVGYAMQPEIAAHLRPRAERLLGTLEQTERDRYFGPARLAALRLPGAPAPTPVQRALRPAGGIGRAEELRLTALGVRRRAGRAWKAIRGR from the coding sequence ATGACGCAGATCTTCGCGGTGCACAGCGCCTATGGGCTTGCCACTGCCGCGGCGGCGATCGACGGCGGTCTGCTCGGCACGAGGGGCGAGCGGGTGCTCGTGCCGTTCACCTCGTCGCGGATACCCGAGATCAGCCGCAGCATCCGCACCGATCCCGCCCTGCGGTCGCTGCGCGACCGGTTCGACCGCATCGAGGACCTCGATGAGCTGCTGGGAGCCACGCATCCGAGTTCGTGGAGGCCGCGCGACGCCGACCTGCCCGTGCTCGAGCGTCTGCTGACCAGGGCGTGGAGTCTCGATCGGGGAGAGGTCGAGCTGTTCGTGCAGAGCCCGCAGGTGGCACCGGCTCGGACCCTCATGACGCTGTTCCCCGGAGCGCCCGTCACGATCGTCGGCGATGGCCTGATGACCTACTCGCCGATGCGGGTGAAGCTGCCGCACACGATCGCCGCTCGCATCGTGCGTGTGGTCTACGCCGACGTGGTGCCGGGCGTGACGCCGCTCGTTGGATCGCCGCTGGCTTCCGCGGTGCCGGTGCCGGCCGCGCTGTTCGGCGCGGCGCTCGCCGAGACGGCCGATGAGACGGCCGATCGCGAATCGCTCGACACGGATTCGTCGACCGTGCTCGTCCTCGGCCAGTACCTGGCTGCGCTCGGACTCGCCACCGAGACCGAGGAGGTGGCGATGCAGGTCGAGATGATCGATCGCGCAGTCTCCTGGTCGCCGGAGCGCATCGTCTTCAAGCCCCACCCCTCTGCGCCGCCTCGGTTCACGGATGCCCTTCGGAGCAGGGCCGCGTTCCACGACGTCGAGTTCGTCGAGTACCGGGGCCCGCTCGCCGCGGAGCTCCTCGCCGAACGTCTCGACGCGCTTGCGGTGGTCGCAGGCTTCTCCACCGCTCTCCCGACCGTCCGCGCCCTGCAGGGGCGCGAGATCGGATCGGCGGGGAACGAAACTGTGCTCTCCCGCCTCACCCCCTTCGAGAACAGCAATCGGATACCCGCCACGATCGTCGACGCACTCACCCGTACGGACGGCAGGTGGACGGATGTCGGGGCGCTGCAGCTCCTCGTCGATGCGGTCGGATACGCGATGCAGCCCGAGATCGCCGCCCACCTGCGCCCTCGGGCCGAGCGGTTGCTCGGAACGCTGGAGCAGACCGAGCGCGATCGCTACTTCGGGCCCGCACGATTGGCCGCGCTGCGTCTACCAGGCGCCCCCGCGCCGACTCCGGTGCAGCGCGCGCTCCGGCCGGCGGGCGGCATCGGACGGGCCGAAGAGCTGCGGCTGACCGCGCTCGGCGTCAGACGTCGGGCTGGACGAGCATGGAAGGCGATACGAGGACGATGA
- a CDS encoding glycosyltransferase family 2 protein, with protein sequence MRTPLVTVIVPAKDAGPYIGTTLETLTRQFEDTSALKVIMIDDGSRDDTGALMRRYADRFDDAVVLTNPRPLGLASARNQGLDHVDGDHFCFLDGDDWMQPLRLQVLSARLRELDCDFVRTDHVTVTGTKRMVKRAPFPWRERVASPRDAILPEHEPTMVDYPFAWAGMFHRRVIDQGLAGFSPGLFTAEDRPWIWRLHLQAQSFAVVDAPALLYRRGVPTSLTQVRDRRQLDFVRAMREVIDVVEADADAGRFLPKATWTVLALSSRHLVRARRMTPSLRGEMRSGIRELLGRLPVDEVDAVVGRLDGPRRRVLAPLLRRARSRA encoded by the coding sequence ATGCGTACGCCACTTGTGACCGTCATCGTCCCCGCCAAGGACGCCGGCCCGTACATCGGGACCACGCTGGAGACCCTCACCCGGCAGTTCGAGGACACCTCCGCCCTCAAGGTCATCATGATCGATGACGGTTCGCGTGACGACACCGGTGCGCTGATGCGCCGCTACGCGGATCGCTTCGACGACGCCGTCGTGCTGACGAATCCTCGCCCGCTCGGGCTCGCCAGTGCGCGCAACCAGGGACTCGACCACGTCGACGGAGATCACTTCTGCTTCCTCGACGGTGACGACTGGATGCAGCCGCTGCGGCTGCAGGTGCTCTCCGCGAGGCTGCGCGAACTGGACTGCGACTTCGTGCGCACCGACCACGTCACGGTCACCGGCACGAAGCGGATGGTGAAACGCGCACCGTTCCCGTGGCGCGAACGGGTCGCCTCCCCGCGCGACGCGATTCTTCCGGAGCACGAGCCCACCATGGTCGACTACCCGTTCGCCTGGGCCGGGATGTTCCACCGCCGGGTCATCGACCAGGGCCTCGCCGGCTTCTCGCCCGGCCTGTTCACGGCTGAGGACCGACCGTGGATCTGGCGGCTGCATCTGCAGGCGCAGTCGTTCGCCGTCGTCGACGCGCCGGCTCTGCTGTACCGTCGCGGTGTCCCCACCTCGCTCACCCAGGTGCGCGATCGGCGGCAGCTCGATTTCGTGCGTGCGATGAGAGAAGTCATCGACGTGGTCGAGGCGGATGCCGATGCGGGGCGATTCCTGCCCAAGGCCACCTGGACGGTGCTCGCGCTCAGCTCGCGGCACCTCGTGCGTGCGCGACGGATGACGCCCTCGCTGCGAGGGGAGATGCGGTCGGGCATCCGCGAGCTGCTGGGCCGCCTGCCCGTCGACGAGGTCGATGCCGTCGTCGGACGTCTGGACGGACCGCGCCGCCGTGTGCTCGCACCGCTGCTGCGCAGGGCGAGGAGTCGCGCATGA
- a CDS encoding SDR family oxidoreductase, which produces MPSLTGAVVLITGANGGIGTRFVEQALARGAAKVYATARSPREWNDDRVVPLALDVTDPASISAVVEAAPDVTVLINNAGASVPSAGILTHSDEDIRRNVETNFLGPLFLARAYAPLLSGRPGAAIIDIHSALAWFAVGGIYSATKAALWSATNSLRLELAPAGVHVVGVHVGYVDTAMAAHVDDPKTDPADLVGAVLDATERGEYEVLADETSVQLKAGLSAPIEALYPQLRTA; this is translated from the coding sequence ATGCCTTCACTCACCGGCGCCGTCGTCCTCATCACCGGAGCGAACGGGGGCATCGGCACCCGTTTCGTCGAACAGGCGCTGGCGCGCGGAGCGGCCAAGGTGTACGCCACGGCCCGCAGCCCGCGCGAATGGAACGACGACCGTGTCGTGCCCCTTGCTCTCGACGTGACGGACCCCGCCTCGATCAGCGCGGTCGTCGAGGCCGCCCCCGACGTGACCGTGCTCATCAACAACGCGGGCGCATCCGTGCCCTCGGCCGGCATCCTCACGCACTCCGACGAGGACATCCGCCGGAACGTGGAGACGAACTTCCTCGGCCCGCTCTTCCTCGCCCGTGCCTATGCGCCGCTGCTCTCCGGACGCCCGGGTGCGGCGATCATCGACATCCACTCCGCGCTCGCCTGGTTCGCGGTCGGCGGCATCTACAGCGCCACCAAGGCCGCGCTGTGGTCCGCGACGAACTCCCTCCGCCTCGAGCTCGCGCCCGCCGGCGTCCACGTCGTCGGAGTGCACGTCGGCTACGTCGACACGGCGATGGCGGCCCACGTCGACGACCCGAAGACCGACCCGGCGGACCTCGTCGGCGCGGTTCTCGACGCCACCGAGCGCGGCGAGTACGAGGTCCTCGCCGACGAAACCTCGGTGCAGCTCAAGGCCGGCCTCAGCGCGCCGATCGAGGCGCTCTACCCGCAGCTGCGCACCGCATAG
- a CDS encoding DUF6716 putative glycosyltransferase, producing MSEPLRVVAVADADSFVKWSASLLGSVPGIRAHLLLVKTPLTASAAQERTALAGAGLDASSVSRIAFREAGPWLEAQRPDVVLLAGRGPFVRLMGRVIDTLSRRPVTVAGLPGMAIPAQRGALEYRRHADLLVVHSHREEWAFEELGRRIGVQVPTALATLPFAKTRARMLSPELVRSAGARGVLVAERSAGQVLRPPATDLVFASQALVPMEREERAEIAATLVKAANADPNRRVVVKLRSRPGEAETHLEHDAYIDLLEGRRPSNLVVSYDSMADALSTAAGLVTVSSTAAIEAVALGVPVIALDSFGVSKSLLNTVFVGSGLLGGRSEVIAGRFRHPHPNWLRDNYFHPESESTWWQRVEELVAQRRAGALPARPVRYGRGGAVKAAWHRASVLGRDDRTLSGRAALAFGVPATRAMAAVRDRRRAPGLGTWSDASTDYTLEPNPFHDSIRR from the coding sequence ATGAGCGAGCCGCTGCGGGTCGTCGCGGTCGCGGATGCCGACTCGTTCGTCAAATGGTCGGCATCCCTGCTCGGCAGCGTGCCCGGCATCCGTGCGCATCTGCTGCTGGTGAAGACGCCGCTGACGGCGAGCGCTGCGCAGGAGCGCACTGCGCTCGCCGGCGCAGGGCTCGACGCGTCGTCGGTGTCGCGCATCGCGTTCCGCGAAGCGGGTCCGTGGCTCGAGGCTCAGCGCCCCGATGTCGTCCTGCTCGCCGGCCGTGGCCCGTTCGTGCGTCTGATGGGACGCGTGATCGACACGCTGTCCCGACGGCCTGTCACGGTCGCGGGGCTCCCGGGTATGGCGATCCCCGCGCAACGCGGAGCGCTCGAGTACCGGCGGCACGCTGACCTGCTCGTCGTGCACTCGCATCGGGAGGAGTGGGCGTTCGAAGAGCTCGGCCGTCGCATCGGGGTGCAGGTGCCCACGGCCCTCGCCACGCTGCCGTTCGCGAAGACCAGGGCGCGGATGCTGTCGCCCGAGCTCGTCCGCTCCGCGGGGGCGCGCGGGGTTCTCGTCGCTGAGCGCTCGGCGGGCCAGGTGCTCCGACCACCGGCCACGGATCTGGTGTTCGCCTCGCAGGCGCTCGTGCCGATGGAGCGCGAAGAGCGGGCGGAGATCGCGGCGACCCTGGTGAAGGCGGCGAACGCGGATCCGAACCGTCGGGTCGTCGTGAAGCTGCGCTCACGGCCCGGCGAGGCCGAGACGCATCTCGAGCACGACGCCTACATCGACCTGCTTGAGGGCAGGAGGCCGTCGAATCTCGTGGTCTCCTACGATTCGATGGCCGACGCCCTGTCGACGGCCGCGGGCCTTGTGACGGTGAGCTCGACCGCGGCGATCGAGGCGGTAGCGCTCGGCGTGCCGGTGATCGCCCTCGATTCGTTCGGGGTCAGCAAGTCGCTGCTGAACACCGTGTTCGTCGGCAGCGGTCTGCTGGGCGGGCGGAGCGAGGTCATCGCGGGGCGGTTCCGGCATCCGCATCCGAACTGGCTGCGCGACAACTACTTCCACCCCGAGTCCGAGTCGACCTGGTGGCAGCGGGTGGAGGAACTGGTGGCGCAACGACGGGCGGGCGCGCTTCCGGCGCGACCCGTGCGGTACGGGCGCGGGGGAGCGGTCAAGGCCGCGTGGCACCGGGCGAGCGTCCTCGGGCGCGACGACCGCACCCTGAGCGGTCGCGCCGCCCTCGCCTTCGGAGTGCCGGCGACACGTGCCATGGCCGCGGTGCGCGATCGGCGCCGTGCGCCGGGGCTCGGCACCTGGTCGGACGCCTCGACGGACTACACGCTCGAGCCGAATCCGTTCCACGACTCGATCCGGCGCTGA
- a CDS encoding ATP-binding cassette domain-containing protein: MATEPIIETEGLTKVFTVKKTSVDAVTDLSFSAARGELVAFLGPNGAGKSTSLRMLTTLIPPTSGTARVVGHDIRTDPAGVRARIGYVGQLTSGSFSQRVRDELISQGAFYGMSKRDSARRADALIESLDLGSFATRTVQQLSGGQKRRLDIALGLMHAPPLIFLDEPSTGLDPQSRANLWDHILDLRAQHGTTVFLTTHYLEEADRYAERVMVMDKGRIIADDAAAALKATLAGDVLTFGFADEADAALARSVVATLSTAAVSLDGDSVSLAVPEGDRLLPVIVRELDAAGILVRRATGVPPTLDDVFLALTGRTLREAGEGSSDAASETTPEIETTQTGVLS; the protein is encoded by the coding sequence ATGGCAACTGAACCCATCATCGAAACCGAGGGCCTGACCAAGGTCTTCACCGTCAAGAAGACGTCGGTCGACGCGGTCACCGATCTCTCCTTCTCCGCAGCACGCGGCGAACTCGTCGCGTTCCTCGGCCCCAACGGCGCCGGCAAGTCCACGAGTCTGCGGATGCTGACGACGTTGATCCCTCCGACGTCGGGCACGGCACGGGTGGTCGGGCACGACATCCGCACCGACCCAGCGGGAGTCCGCGCCCGCATCGGCTACGTCGGCCAGCTCACGAGCGGCAGCTTCTCCCAGCGGGTGCGCGATGAGCTGATCAGCCAGGGGGCTTTCTACGGCATGTCCAAGCGCGACAGCGCCCGCCGGGCCGATGCGCTCATCGAGTCGCTCGACCTCGGCTCCTTCGCCACCAGGACGGTGCAGCAGCTCAGCGGCGGGCAGAAGCGCCGTCTCGACATCGCGCTCGGGCTCATGCACGCCCCGCCCCTCATCTTCCTCGATGAGCCGTCCACGGGCCTCGACCCGCAGAGTCGGGCGAATCTCTGGGATCACATCCTCGACCTGCGCGCTCAGCACGGGACGACCGTCTTCCTCACCACTCACTACCTCGAAGAAGCCGACCGTTACGCAGAGCGGGTGATGGTCATGGACAAGGGTCGAATCATCGCCGACGACGCCGCCGCAGCCCTGAAGGCGACTCTCGCGGGAGATGTGCTGACGTTCGGCTTCGCCGACGAGGCGGATGCGGCGCTCGCTCGCTCCGTCGTCGCGACCCTGAGCACCGCCGCGGTCTCCCTCGACGGAGACTCGGTGTCGCTCGCGGTGCCGGAGGGCGATCGCCTGCTTCCGGTGATCGTGCGGGAGCTGGACGCCGCAGGCATCCTCGTCCGCCGCGCGACCGGGGTTCCGCCGACCCTCGACGACGTGTTCCTCGCCCTCACCGGTCGCACGCTGCGCGAAGCCGGCGAGGGTTCATCCGACGCCGCATCCGAGACCACCCCCGAGATCGAGACCACCCAGACAGGAGTCCTCTCATGA
- the arfB gene encoding alternative ribosome rescue aminoacyl-tRNA hydrolase ArfB: MPASHRPGLRVSVGVVIPESELSWRFSRSSGPGGQGVNTADSRVELVWDAASSSALSPAQRQRLFERLGGRLVDGVLTIAASEHRAQLRNRDAARERLAALIAEALRPPAPPRRPTKPSRGSKERRLKAKQRRTDVKQMRRRPRDI; this comes from the coding sequence ATGCCTGCTTCTCACCGCCCAGGACTACGGGTCTCGGTCGGGGTCGTGATCCCCGAGTCCGAGCTGTCGTGGCGGTTCTCGCGGTCGTCCGGGCCCGGCGGGCAGGGCGTCAACACGGCGGACTCGCGTGTCGAGCTCGTCTGGGACGCCGCGTCCTCATCGGCACTGTCTCCGGCGCAGCGGCAGCGACTGTTCGAGCGTCTCGGCGGGCGGCTGGTCGACGGCGTGCTGACGATCGCGGCATCCGAGCACCGGGCGCAGCTGCGCAACCGCGACGCTGCGCGAGAGCGTCTCGCCGCGCTGATCGCCGAGGCTCTCCGGCCGCCGGCGCCCCCGCGTCGACCCACGAAGCCGAGCCGCGGGTCGAAGGAGCGACGGCTCAAGGCGAAGCAGCGTCGCACCGATGTCAAGCAGATGCGCCGCCGGCCTCGCGACATCTGA
- a CDS encoding N-acetylneuraminate synthase family protein: protein MTVSIGSHVIGGGHPAYAIAEIGLNHNGDVEIAKKLIDVAARAGADAVKFQKRTPEISTPEHMRDVPRETPWGTMSYLDYRRRVEFGRDEYIEIGDYATMLGLDWFASPWDVPSVDFLEDLNVVAHKVASASLTDTELLVRLRETGKPIILSTGMSTIEQIDRALEALGTDRVVLMHATSTYPLEPEEANLRVISTLRDRYAGIPVGYSGHERGLQISLAAVALGAVAVERHITLDRTMWGSDHAASLEPAGLEHLVRDIRVIEKALGDGVKRVFDSERAPMAKLRRVPA from the coding sequence ATGACTGTCAGCATCGGATCGCACGTGATCGGCGGCGGCCATCCCGCCTATGCGATCGCCGAGATCGGCCTCAACCACAACGGCGACGTCGAGATCGCCAAGAAGCTCATCGACGTGGCCGCGCGGGCGGGGGCCGACGCCGTGAAGTTCCAGAAGCGCACGCCGGAGATCTCCACGCCGGAGCACATGCGCGACGTGCCGCGCGAGACGCCGTGGGGAACCATGAGCTACCTCGACTACCGCCGTCGTGTCGAGTTCGGCCGCGACGAGTACATCGAGATCGGCGACTACGCGACCATGCTCGGCCTCGACTGGTTCGCCTCGCCGTGGGACGTGCCCAGCGTCGACTTCCTCGAGGACCTGAACGTGGTCGCCCACAAGGTCGCCTCGGCGAGCCTCACCGACACCGAGCTGCTGGTCCGCCTGCGTGAGACGGGCAAGCCGATCATCCTCTCGACGGGCATGTCGACGATCGAGCAGATCGACCGAGCGCTGGAGGCGCTGGGCACCGACCGTGTCGTCCTCATGCACGCGACCTCGACGTACCCGCTGGAGCCGGAAGAGGCGAACCTGCGCGTGATCTCCACGCTGCGCGATCGTTACGCCGGTATCCCGGTCGGGTACTCCGGTCATGAGCGTGGCCTGCAGATCTCCCTCGCCGCCGTCGCGCTCGGCGCCGTCGCGGTCGAACGGCACATCACGCTGGACCGCACGATGTGGGGCTCCGATCATGCGGCCTCGCTCGAGCCCGCGGGGCTCGAGCACCTGGTGCGCGACATCCGCGTGATCGAGAAGGCGCTCGGCGACGGAGTCAAGCGCGTGTTCGACAGCGAGCGCGCGCCGATGGCGAAGCTGCGTCGCGTTCCGGCATGA
- a CDS encoding helix-turn-helix transcriptional regulator, translated as MSDTTSRALALLNLLQTHRHWPGTELASRLRVTERTVRRDVDRLRDLGYRVESTPGAAGGYRLEAGSAVPPLLLTDDEAVTMAIGLRVAATQQLVGGAEVTLTALAKLEQVLPSALRRRVNALAESVQPPRIGDAPVVSPEVLGEIALATRDTERLRLRYVDGVGVESIRRVEPHALAPAGRKWFLLCWDLDRDDWRTFRVDRIETVEHTRVLFARRPITPEEIEERVFVASSWSPQKVEADAVMDLPLDEMQERFGVWSQGATAEDAQRTRWPFGGSDWRDAMYALLWIPEGVEYTTTFPEPWRAELREAVERMLRALDAPAPDVVG; from the coding sequence ATGTCCGACACCACGTCCCGCGCACTCGCCCTGCTCAATCTGCTGCAGACGCACCGGCACTGGCCCGGCACGGAGCTTGCGAGCAGGCTCCGTGTCACCGAGCGCACCGTGCGGCGCGACGTCGACAGGCTGCGCGACCTCGGATACCGTGTCGAGTCCACGCCCGGTGCGGCCGGCGGGTACCGGCTCGAGGCGGGCAGCGCGGTCCCTCCGCTGCTGCTCACCGACGACGAGGCCGTGACGATGGCGATCGGGCTGCGCGTGGCCGCGACCCAGCAGCTCGTCGGGGGAGCCGAGGTCACGCTCACCGCCCTCGCCAAACTCGAGCAGGTGCTGCCCTCGGCGCTGCGTCGGAGGGTGAACGCGCTCGCGGAGTCCGTGCAGCCTCCGCGCATCGGCGACGCCCCGGTCGTCTCGCCCGAGGTCCTGGGCGAGATCGCGCTCGCCACCCGCGACACGGAGCGTCTGCGGCTGCGGTACGTCGACGGGGTCGGAGTCGAGAGCATCCGCCGGGTCGAGCCGCACGCGCTGGCTCCCGCCGGACGAAAGTGGTTCCTGCTCTGCTGGGATCTCGATCGAGACGACTGGCGCACCTTCCGCGTCGATCGCATCGAGACGGTGGAGCACACGCGCGTGCTGTTCGCGAGGAGGCCGATCACCCCCGAGGAGATCGAGGAGCGGGTGTTTGTCGCCTCCTCCTGGTCGCCGCAGAAGGTCGAGGCGGATGCCGTGATGGACCTGCCCCTGGACGAGATGCAGGAGCGCTTCGGAGTCTGGTCGCAGGGCGCGACGGCAGAGGACGCACAGCGCACCCGCTGGCCCTTCGGCGGGTCCGACTGGCGCGACGCCATGTACGCGCTGCTGTGGATACCCGAGGGCGTCGAGTACACCACGACATTCCCCGAGCCGTGGCGTGCAGAACTCCGCGAGGCGGTGGAGAGGATGCTGCGCGCCCTCGACGCTCCGGCGCCGGATGTCGTCGGGTGA
- a CDS encoding acylneuraminate cytidylyltransferase, whose product MTTVAIIPARGGSKQVPRKNVQKVGGVPLVARAVRAAFAADGIDLVVVSTDDDEIAGVSAAAGARVIRRPAEISGDTATSESAIMHALDELASAGEQVDVIAFLQATSAFIPPDALAAAVAQVRNGEADSVFSAFETYGFLWRRDADGAALAINHDAAYRLRRQDREPHYLETGAFYVFSAAGFRQSGHRFFGRTAIAEVPEWTAIEIDDEQQLRIARSLAALHEAEHPIPVKAVVTDFDGVHTDDTAIIDADGGERVQVSREDGMGVALLRKAGVPMLILSTEVNAVVRARAEKLQVPVLHGIDDKATALRAWAAENRLDLADVAYLGNDVNDLPAMRIVGWPVAVANAHPLVIAEARAVLSREGGRGAVRELVERVLSS is encoded by the coding sequence ATGACGACAGTGGCGATCATCCCCGCGCGCGGCGGGTCGAAGCAGGTGCCGCGAAAGAACGTGCAGAAGGTCGGCGGGGTGCCTCTCGTGGCGAGGGCGGTGCGCGCGGCTTTCGCCGCCGACGGCATCGATCTCGTCGTGGTGTCGACCGACGACGACGAGATCGCCGGAGTCAGCGCGGCCGCAGGCGCGCGTGTCATCCGCCGCCCTGCGGAGATCTCCGGGGACACGGCGACGTCCGAGAGCGCGATCATGCATGCTCTCGACGAGCTCGCTTCCGCAGGAGAACAGGTCGACGTGATCGCCTTCCTGCAGGCGACCTCAGCGTTCATCCCGCCCGACGCCCTGGCCGCGGCGGTCGCGCAGGTGCGCAATGGCGAGGCCGACAGTGTCTTCTCGGCGTTCGAGACCTACGGATTCCTCTGGCGGAGGGATGCCGACGGCGCGGCACTGGCGATCAATCACGACGCCGCGTACCGGCTTCGGCGCCAGGACCGCGAACCGCACTATCTCGAGACCGGCGCGTTCTACGTGTTCTCGGCGGCCGGGTTCCGCCAGAGCGGGCATCGGTTCTTCGGCCGCACGGCCATCGCAGAAGTCCCGGAGTGGACGGCGATCGAGATCGACGACGAGCAGCAGCTGCGCATCGCCCGCTCCCTCGCTGCACTGCACGAGGCGGAGCATCCCATCCCGGTGAAGGCGGTCGTGACCGACTTCGACGGAGTCCACACCGACGACACGGCGATCATCGACGCGGACGGCGGAGAGCGCGTGCAGGTGAGCCGCGAGGACGGTATGGGGGTCGCGCTGCTGCGCAAGGCTGGAGTGCCGATGCTGATCCTCTCGACCGAGGTGAACGCCGTGGTGCGCGCGCGCGCCGAGAAGCTGCAGGTGCCGGTGCTGCACGGCATCGACGACAAGGCGACAGCCCTGCGTGCCTGGGCCGCCGAGAACCGCCTCGACCTCGCCGACGTCGCCTACCTCGGCAACGACGTGAACGACCTGCCTGCCATGCGCATCGTCGGCTGGCCGGTCGCAGTGGCGAACGCGCATCCGCTCGTGATCGCGGAGGCGAGGGCCGTGCTGTCCCGCGAGGGCGGTAGGGGAGCTGTTCGCGAACTGGTCGAACGCGTGTTGTCGAGCTGA
- a CDS encoding DUF4229 domain-containing protein, translated as MKPAPILVYSVLRLLAFLLPLAILWYFFPIFRELWWLAVIFAALIGVSISMLFLRAPLSEASADLYERRRTRTTTGQEDAEAEDEVLDKDAEA; from the coding sequence GTGAAGCCCGCACCGATCCTCGTCTACTCCGTGCTGCGGTTGCTGGCGTTCCTCCTCCCGCTCGCGATCCTCTGGTACTTCTTCCCGATCTTCCGCGAGCTGTGGTGGCTGGCCGTGATCTTCGCCGCGCTCATCGGTGTCAGCATCTCGATGCTGTTCCTGCGCGCGCCGCTGTCCGAGGCGTCGGCCGACCTCTACGAGCGCCGGCGCACCCGCACCACGACGGGCCAGGAGGACGCCGAGGCCGAAGACGAGGTTCTCGACAAGGACGCCGAGGCCTGA
- a CDS encoding ABC transporter permease — protein sequence MTTTDTLVRPNLTRDTKNVLIRELKPVLRDPFTLIFSLLQPLVFLGLFAPLLVGSSGRPADETLAWFVPGVLVMIVLFGTGATGSNLQYEMMTGSHERTLVAPLARSSLLVGRALKEIAPIVVQALVISALAWPFGFAIDVPGLIVGLALLAVFGVGLGSLSYSLALATKDREWLFWGVQQALIFPLLILSGMLLPLDEGPGWMRAVASVNPVNWVVQAERALFAGDLGDVTVLWGWVAALAVAVIGITVGVRAIRRSS from the coding sequence ATGACCACCACCGACACCCTCGTACGTCCGAACCTCACCAGGGACACGAAGAACGTGCTGATCAGGGAGCTCAAGCCCGTGCTCCGAGATCCCTTCACGCTCATCTTCAGCCTGCTCCAGCCGCTGGTTTTCCTCGGCCTGTTCGCGCCGCTTCTCGTGGGCAGCTCGGGTCGTCCAGCCGACGAGACGCTGGCGTGGTTCGTGCCGGGAGTGCTCGTGATGATCGTGCTGTTCGGCACCGGCGCCACCGGATCCAACCTGCAGTACGAGATGATGACCGGCTCGCACGAGCGCACCCTCGTCGCTCCGCTCGCCCGCTCATCGCTGCTGGTCGGCCGTGCACTCAAGGAGATCGCGCCGATCGTCGTGCAGGCGCTCGTGATCTCCGCTCTCGCCTGGCCGTTCGGCTTCGCGATCGATGTGCCGGGGCTCATCGTCGGGCTCGCACTGCTCGCCGTGTTCGGGGTGGGGCTCGGCTCCCTCTCGTACTCGCTGGCGCTCGCCACCAAGGATCGCGAATGGCTGTTCTGGGGCGTGCAGCAGGCACTGATCTTCCCGTTGCTGATCCTGTCGGGCATGCTGCTGCCGCTCGACGAGGGACCGGGGTGGATGCGCGCGGTCGCGTCGGTGAATCCGGTGAACTGGGTCGTTCAGGCCGAGCGGGCGCTGTTCGCCGGCGATCTCGGCGACGTCACGGTGCTGTGGGGCTGGGTCGCCGCCCTCGCGGTCGCGGTCATCGGGATCACGGTCGGCGTGCGCGCCATCCGTCGCAGCAGCTGA